A stretch of Argiope bruennichi chromosome 10, qqArgBrue1.1, whole genome shotgun sequence DNA encodes these proteins:
- the LOC129987960 gene encoding zinc finger protein 271-like, producing MKKFHFCHICCNKPFLDKGSFRKHLRTHTGEKPYKCESCNKHFSTNGSLKRHLRTHTEENPYACEICIKSFSDNYSFKRHLRTHTEKKPYPCEFCNKLFSNRGNLNVHLRTHTGKKPYICECCNKPFSYIGSFKKHLRTHTGEKPYKCESCNKHFTINGGLIKHLRTHTGEKPYACEICNKSFSNKYSFNRHLRTHTGEKPYTCEFCNKTFSDKGNLNRHLQTHTQEKRFICEFCKKSFSQNGGLKMHLRTHTDEKPYTCECCNKPFSDKGSFKKHLRTHTGEKPYTCEFCNKSFSKSSSLKRHFHTHTGEKP from the coding sequence atgaagaaatttcatttttgccaTATATGTTGTAACAAACCCTTTTTGGATAAAGGGAGTTTCAGAAAACATTTACGTACGCATACCGGTGAGAAACCGTATAAATGTGAATCTTGTAATAAACACTTTTCGACTAATGGCAGTTTGAAAAGACATTTACGGACGCATACGGAAGAGAATCCATATGCATGTgaaatttgtatcaaatctttttccgataattatagttttaaaagacatttacGTACACATACGGAAAAGAAACCGTATccatgtgaattttgtaacaaattgttttcaaataggGGGAATTTAAATGTACATTTACGTACGCATACGGGTAAGAAACCGTATATATGTGAATGTTGTAACAAACCCTTTTCGTATATAGGGAGTTTCAAAAAACATTTACGTACGCATACCGGTGAGAAACCGTATAAATGTGAATCTTGTAATAAACACTTTACGATTAATGGGGGTTTGATAAAACATTTACGGACGCATACGGGTGAGAAGCCATATGCATGTGAAATTTGTAACAAATCGTTTTCGAATAAGTATAGTTTTAACAGACATTTACGTAcacatacgggagagaaaccgtatacatgtgaattttgtaacaaaaccTTTTCGGATAAAGGGAATTTGAACCGACATTTACAGACGCATACCCAGGAAAAACGGTTTATATGCGAGTTTTGCAAGAAATCCTTTTCCCAGAACGGtggtttaaaaatgcatttacgtACGCATACGGATGAGAAACCGTATACATGTGAATGTTGTAACAAACCGTTTTCGGATAAAGGGAGTTTCAAAAAACATTTACGTACGCATACGGGTGAGAAACCATATAcgtgtgaattttgtaacaaatctTTTTCGAAGAGTTCGAGTCTCAAAAGACATTTTCATAcacatacgggagagaaaccctaa